CCACCTCCACGTTCAGCGCCTCCTCGGGGATGAGCACCTCGAAGACGCCGAGCTCGGCGGCCTTCTTCCAGGCCTCGCGAATCCAGGCACGGGGATCGCTCCCGGACGGAGGCGCGCCCAGGGACTGTCCTAACGTTCTCGCCGCCCGCAGCTCGGGCGTTTCCTCGGGAAGAGCACTGTGATTCATGGCATCGCTCCTGGCGTTGGGCGGGACTACGGCGACGAGGACTGCTCGATTCGCGCGTTGAACTCGTGGACGTGACGGAGGCTCGTGGTCAGCATCGCGTCATCGGGGAGATCCGACTCCAACGTGTTGTTCCGGGCGCGCTCGTAGGCACTCAGGTCGAAGAGCCCGTGGCCGCTGATATTCATGAGGATGACCCGCGGCGGAGCCTCGGCCGGGTTCTCCCTGGCCAGACGGATGGCACCCGCCACGGCGTGGGCGGACTCCGGGGCCGGTAGGATCCCCTCGCTCTCGGCGAACAGGAGCCCCGCGTCGAGTGCACTGGGCTGGGGCACCGCGAGGGCGTCGAAGCCCTTGTCGGCGTACATCGCGCTCAGGAAGGCCGAGGTCCCGTGGTAGCGCAGTCCTCCCGCGAAGATGGGTGGCGCGATGTAGTGGCTTCCCAGCGTGTACATCCGGTGGATGGGCGTCGTGCCGGAGAAGTCATTGACGTCATACGCATAGACGCCACGGGTGAGCTTCGGACACGCCGCTGGCTCCACCGCCATCAGCCGGAGCTGGCTCTTCCGCTCCCGGGCGGCCCGGAGGAACGGCAACCCCACGCCGCCGAAGTTGCTGCCAGCCCCCATGCAGGCAACGACGTAATCCGGGAAGTCTCCCAGGGCATCCATCTGCTCGACGGCCTCGCTGCCAATCAGCGTCTGGTGCAACACCACGCAGTTCTCCCCGCTACCCACGGCGAAGCGGATCCGCTTGCCTCCATGGGCGATCTCCAGCGCCTCGCCCGTGGCGGTCGCCAGGCTGCCCACGCGGCCCGGATCCCTCTGCAGCGCCTTGCGGCCCACCTCCGTGACGTCGCTCGGGCTCTCATGGACGGTGGCGCCGAAGATCTCCATCATCGCCCGGCGCTGCGGCTTCTGGCGCAGGCTCGCGCCCACCATGAACACCGTGCAGCGCAGACCGAACAGCTTGCAGGCATACGCCAGCGCGGTCCCCCACTGCCCGGCGCCCGTCCCCGTGACCAGCTCCTCCACGCCGGCCTTCGCGTAGTAGTAGGCCTGGGCGAGCGCCGAGTTGAGTTTGTGGCTCCCCGAGACGTTGAGCCCCTCGTATTTGTAATAGAGCCGCGCGTTGACCCCCAGGCGCTGCTCGAGCTGCCGCGCCCGGCGCAGGGGCGTGGGGCGGTATTGGGCATACAGCTCCAGCAACCGTTCCGGAATCTCGTGGAACGGCTCCTGGGTGCTGTTGGATTGCATCACCAGGGAGCGCGGCTGCTGGGGGACGACGCTCACGCGGCGCGCCCCGTGGCCGGGCAGCGAGACCTCCTTGGGAACGTCGTGGACCGCGTACTGAGGGTAGTCGAAGAGGAAGTTGCACCACTGCTTCGGAATCGAGACGCCCCGTTGATGTCTGGACATGTTTGTCATCCTTCGTGAGAGGTCTTGCCAAGGCGCAGCACGAACTCCACCAGGTCGCCCACGGTGATGAGTTCCGCATCCAGGAGATCCTCATCGTCGATCTCCCGCGCGAGCTCCTTCTCCAGGGTGGTCAGGAGCTGGGCGAACTGGAGCGAGTTGATGGCCAGGTCGGCATACAGCTCCAACGCTTCGTCCAGGGCGCCGGTGTCCTTGAACAGGGGGAGCACCTTCGCGAGCGTGGTGCCGACGATCGTGCGGGCCACCTGCCTCTCGTCCACCGTCATCAGGGGCAGCACGCCGAGCAGCTCCGCGAGCTTGCGCTGCATGCCGGGCGCCACCTTGGCCAGGTTGACGACGGGGCGCAGCTTGCCGGAGCGCTCGCGCTGGATGGCGTCCGTCCGCTGGGTGAGCACCTCGACGCCCTTGCCCAGCATCTCCTCGAGCACCGCCGTGGTCTTCTCGAGGTTGGCGGGGTCGAAGCCCACACCGGGCACGTACTGCACGACGTACCGCTCCGCCGACAGGCCCACGAACCGGTACTGCGCGTGGGGGAGCGTGTCCTTGATGGCACCCAGAATCTGGAACGTGGTCACCGAGCGGCCATCGGGCGGCTGGATCTGATCGGCTTCCTTGCCCTCCAGACCATCCAGGGTCGTGCAGACGAGCGAGTCCGATACCCGGAACGGCCCGCGCGGACGCGCCACGTCGCCAACGTCGTAGCGGATCAACGGCATGGTGTCGTTCAAGAGATCGGTGACCACGATCCGGGACAGCTCACCCGCTGCCGCCAGCGTCTGCTCTCCGGGTCGCATGAACTCCACGTGGAGACGGTCGGATTCGACGAGCAGCGGCGCGTTCTTCTCCGCCTGCCACGCCATGAAGCCAAATTCGTTGCTCGCGTAGATCTTCAACGGCTCGCACCCGAAGACCTGCCGGATGGCGTCCGCTCCCTCGGGCGAGAGCACCTCCGAGGTGGTCCACACCTGCTTGACGGTGGGCAGCCGCAGCTGCTCTTTGTGCATCCATCGGGCCAGCCCGGCGATGACGCTCGCGAAGCCCATCAGGCTCGCGGGCTCGAGCGCGCTCACGGACTCGAAGAGCTCCGGAGGAGGCAGCAGGGAATTGACGGTGAAGGCCTTGTTGAACGCCTGGGTCTGCGCCTCCTCGGGTGGCGAGTCCGTGCCATGCCGCTTCGCCTTCTTGGGCAGGGCGGTGAAGCGCTGCTGGTGATCCTTCATCTGGCGCGTCAGGGGCTCGGATTCGCGCTCCGCGGACTTCTCGGAAGCGGA
Above is a window of Cystobacter fuscus DNA encoding:
- a CDS encoding phosphopantetheine-binding protein, yielding MHYTNLALTAAMQEVESGSTGYLSSNPLELLRERVVSAIENVPFYRELYGPFGAVPPLEGFLEWFQRLPVVSKSQLQAAGEARLLNSRYDSSELIRKPTSGSTGVPFTLLLDNRVFIFRKWRFQKPHLQLISSSSKQLTYVFPWDFVVRTPQEARQVGSANTPGESASEKSAERESEPLTRQMKDHQQRFTALPKKAKRHGTDSPPEEAQTQAFNKAFTVNSLLPPPELFESVSALEPASLMGFASVIAGLARWMHKEQLRLPTVKQVWTTSEVLSPEGADAIRQVFGCEPLKIYASNEFGFMAWQAEKNAPLLVESDRLHVEFMRPGEQTLAAAGELSRIVVTDLLNDTMPLIRYDVGDVARPRGPFRVSDSLVCTTLDGLEGKEADQIQPPDGRSVTTFQILGAIKDTLPHAQYRFVGLSAERYVVQYVPGVGFDPANLEKTTAVLEEMLGKGVEVLTQRTDAIQRERSGKLRPVVNLAKVAPGMQRKLAELLGVLPLMTVDERQVARTIVGTTLAKVLPLFKDTGALDEALELYADLAINSLQFAQLLTTLEKELAREIDDEDLLDAELITVGDLVEFVLRLGKTSHEG
- a CDS encoding TrpB-like pyridoxal phosphate-dependent enzyme — translated: MSRHQRGVSIPKQWCNFLFDYPQYAVHDVPKEVSLPGHGARRVSVVPQQPRSLVMQSNSTQEPFHEIPERLLELYAQYRPTPLRRARQLEQRLGVNARLYYKYEGLNVSGSHKLNSALAQAYYYAKAGVEELVTGTGAGQWGTALAYACKLFGLRCTVFMVGASLRQKPQRRAMMEIFGATVHESPSDVTEVGRKALQRDPGRVGSLATATGEALEIAHGGKRIRFAVGSGENCVVLHQTLIGSEAVEQMDALGDFPDYVVACMGAGSNFGGVGLPFLRAARERKSQLRLMAVEPAACPKLTRGVYAYDVNDFSGTTPIHRMYTLGSHYIAPPIFAGGLRYHGTSAFLSAMYADKGFDALAVPQPSALDAGLLFAESEGILPAPESAHAVAGAIRLARENPAEAPPRVILMNISGHGLFDLSAYERARNNTLESDLPDDAMLTTSLRHVHEFNARIEQSSSP